One part of the Candidatus Aquiluna sp. UB-MaderosW2red genome encodes these proteins:
- the groES gene encoding co-chaperone GroES, which produces MSVSIKPLEDRIVVRPVEAEQKTASGLVIPDTAKEKPQEAEVVAVGPGRFNESGDRIPVDVAVGDLVIFSKYGGTELKYDGQEYLVLSARDVLAIVVR; this is translated from the coding sequence GTGTCGGTTTCAATCAAGCCACTAGAAGATCGAATCGTTGTTCGCCCAGTTGAGGCTGAGCAGAAGACCGCATCTGGTCTGGTAATCCCAGACACCGCAAAAGAGAAGCCCCAAGAGGCTGAGGTAGTTGCAGTTGGCCCAGGCCGCTTCAATGAGTCTGGCGATCGCATCCCAGTTGATGTTGCAGTCGGCGACTTGGTGATCTTCTCGAAGTATGGCGGCACAGAGCTCAAGTATGACGGCCAGGAGTACCTAGTACTTTCAGCTCGCGACGTTCTTGCGATTGTGGTTCGCTAA
- the rarD gene encoding EamA family transporter RarD, with amino-acid sequence MARSKKTTGLIFGFSAYLIWGSFPLIIVAANFADPLEIVTWRVIFGFLFAALLVTITRKWREIILIMRSPKKLGWIAVAALFIFINWEVYVIAVATGNTIESSLGYFINPLITILFAVLLLKERLRTTQWAALGIGFVAVVILTFDYGRPPWIAFILAISFATYSLAKNKVGGKIGALQSFTIESAVLVPVAVLQFLLVANTLEIQITKGPLEASVLIGFGILTAIPLILFGSAASRIPLSMIGFIQYLTPVLQFSTAYFILGEEMPPVRWIGFSLVWLSLVVLTSDALLRKRPAIPLVPNS; translated from the coding sequence ATGGCGAGAAGCAAAAAAACTACCGGGTTGATTTTTGGCTTTAGTGCGTATCTAATCTGGGGCTCATTTCCTTTGATTATTGTGGCGGCAAATTTCGCCGACCCACTGGAAATTGTTACCTGGCGAGTCATCTTTGGTTTTTTATTCGCAGCCCTTTTGGTGACCATCACTCGCAAGTGGCGCGAGATTATTCTGATTATGAGATCTCCGAAAAAATTGGGCTGGATAGCTGTGGCTGCGCTATTTATATTTATTAATTGGGAGGTCTACGTAATTGCCGTCGCGACTGGCAACACTATTGAGAGCTCTCTCGGTTATTTCATAAACCCTTTGATAACGATACTTTTCGCGGTTTTACTGCTCAAAGAAAGGCTGCGAACCACCCAGTGGGCGGCACTTGGTATTGGCTTTGTAGCAGTTGTGATTCTCACGTTTGATTATGGGCGTCCGCCCTGGATCGCCTTCATTCTCGCTATTAGCTTCGCCACCTACTCACTTGCCAAAAATAAAGTCGGCGGCAAGATCGGTGCACTGCAGTCCTTCACCATCGAATCCGCAGTATTGGTGCCGGTGGCAGTGCTTCAGTTTTTGCTGGTAGCCAACACCCTTGAAATCCAAATCACCAAGGGCCCCCTTGAGGCAAGCGTTCTTATCGGATTCGGGATTCTGACTGCAATTCCCTTGATTCTGTTTGGTTCTGCAGCTTCTAGAATTCCGCTGTCGATGATTGGCTTTATTCAGTACCTCACCCCGGTGTTGCAGTTTTCGACTGCTTACTTCATTCTGGGTGAAGAGATGCCGCCGGTTCGCTGGATTGGATTTTCATTGGTCTGGCTCTCCTTGGTGGTGCTAACTTCAGACGCCTTGCTTCGCAAAAGGCCTGCGATCCCGCTTGTTCCCAACTCCTAG